The following proteins are encoded in a genomic region of Fundidesulfovibrio putealis DSM 16056:
- the rseP gene encoding RIP metalloprotease RseP, whose protein sequence is MIDFLGKALSFVVVIGVLIFIHELGHFLVARFFGMGVRVFSLGFGPKLLSFTSGPTEYRVSLIPLGGYVQLVAQDSEDDETVVGFHPSTWFIRRPSWQRMLVVAAGPLFNLALAWALYASMFYTSGRFETPAAVGQVNAASAAERAGMQAGDAILTVDGQSVQYFRELQARVEASKGAPLKLTLKRGTETLDVTVTPDIIAQKNLFGEDIKKPILGIRSTQESVNIPLGFVASVSEGLKQTWEVTALTGQVFWKLVQGIVPMSSIGGPIMIAELVGKQSEQGLAHLAALTAMISVNLAILNLLPIPVLDGGHILFFALETLLRRPVPERIRAVTTKIGFVLLMALMLTATANDIIRLVTGVGK, encoded by the coding sequence ATGATCGACTTTCTGGGCAAGGCCCTCTCCTTCGTCGTCGTCATCGGCGTGCTCATCTTCATCCACGAACTCGGGCACTTCCTGGTGGCCCGCTTCTTCGGAATGGGCGTGCGCGTGTTCTCACTGGGCTTCGGCCCCAAACTGCTGTCCTTCACTTCAGGCCCCACCGAGTACCGCGTCAGCCTAATCCCCCTGGGCGGCTACGTGCAGCTGGTGGCCCAGGACTCCGAGGACGACGAGACAGTCGTCGGATTCCACCCCAGCACATGGTTCATCCGCCGCCCCTCCTGGCAGCGCATGCTGGTGGTGGCCGCCGGGCCACTGTTCAACCTGGCGCTGGCCTGGGCGCTCTACGCATCCATGTTCTACACCAGCGGACGCTTCGAGACGCCCGCCGCCGTGGGACAGGTCAACGCCGCCAGCGCCGCCGAACGCGCGGGCATGCAGGCCGGGGACGCCATCCTCACCGTGGACGGCCAGTCCGTACAATACTTCCGCGAGCTCCAGGCCCGCGTGGAGGCCAGCAAGGGCGCGCCCCTCAAGCTGACCCTCAAGCGCGGGACCGAAACCCTGGACGTCACCGTCACGCCGGACATCATCGCCCAGAAGAACCTCTTCGGCGAGGACATCAAGAAACCCATCCTGGGCATCCGGTCCACCCAGGAGTCCGTCAACATCCCCCTGGGTTTCGTCGCTTCGGTCTCTGAAGGCCTCAAGCAGACCTGGGAAGTCACCGCCCTCACCGGGCAGGTGTTCTGGAAGCTGGTGCAGGGGATCGTGCCCATGTCCTCCATCGGCGGCCCCATCATGATCGCGGAGCTTGTGGGCAAGCAGTCCGAGCAGGGACTCGCGCATCTGGCGGCGCTGACAGCCATGATCAGCGTGAACCTGGCCATTCTGAACCTGTTGCCCATCCCGGTGCTGGACGGCGGGCATATCCTGTTTTTTGCCCTGGAGACCCTGCTGCGCCGCCCCGTGCCGGAACGAATCCGCGCCGTGACCACCAAGATCGGCTTCGTGCTGCTCATGGCGCTCATGCTCACGGCCACCGCCAACGATATCATCCGGCTGGTGACGGGCGTCGGCAAGTGA
- the tsaB gene encoding tRNA (adenosine(37)-N6)-threonylcarbamoyltransferase complex dimerization subunit type 1 TsaB, giving the protein MILIVNTAEETLQALLVQDGRVLDSFQEPCSGRMNEVMGPAVERLLSGPGLSSLTALACVRGPGSFTGLRLGLAYCHGLSLARELPMAGLDHLPLLADSAFEAGQTFDEVHVLTHSRTARVYHQAFAPGPEALSPPRDLTAQAACDLIAARADAPARKIALLGTGLRRNAAAFAPLADLGHVTLMDLEVPSQQALVRAAQVASYDGPPVEACYLRGSDAEENLAAIAAGRGLSEAEALARMEEAMK; this is encoded by the coding sequence GTGATCCTGATCGTCAACACCGCCGAGGAGACCCTCCAGGCGCTCCTGGTCCAGGACGGCCGCGTCCTGGACAGCTTCCAGGAGCCCTGCTCCGGGCGCATGAACGAGGTGATGGGGCCAGCCGTGGAGCGCCTGCTCTCCGGCCCCGGCCTTTCATCTCTCACTGCCCTGGCCTGCGTACGCGGCCCCGGCAGCTTCACCGGCCTGCGCCTTGGCCTGGCCTACTGCCACGGCCTGAGCCTCGCGCGGGAACTCCCCATGGCCGGGCTGGACCATCTGCCGCTTTTGGCCGACTCCGCTTTCGAAGCGGGCCAGACCTTCGACGAAGTGCACGTGCTCACGCACTCGCGCACAGCGCGCGTCTATCATCAGGCCTTCGCCCCAGGCCCCGAGGCGCTCTCGCCGCCGCGCGATCTGACCGCGCAGGCCGCCTGCGACCTGATCGCCGCACGCGCCGACGCCCCCGCCCGCAAGATCGCCCTGCTCGGCACAGGGCTGCGCCGCAACGCAGCCGCGTTCGCGCCCCTGGCCGACCTCGGCCACGTGACGCTTATGGACCTGGAAGTGCCGTCGCAGCAGGCGCTTGTGCGCGCCGCCCAGGTCGCGAGCTATGACGGCCCGCCCGTGGAAGCCTGCTATCTGCGCGGCTCCGACGCCGAGGAGAACCTCGCCGCCATCGCCGCAGGGCGGGGACTGAGCGAAGCCGAGGCTCTGGCGCGCATGGAAGAGGCGATGAAGTAG
- the dxr gene encoding 1-deoxy-D-xylulose-5-phosphate reductoisomerase, translating into MIDYISALPGATGLPPFPRRLCVLGSTGSIGESALAVVDDHPGQFEVLALAGARNVMRLAEQAARFRPRYLAVLDEAGAASLKSMLPSGYSPEILCGPDAYVTLASLPDVQVVLSAIVGAAGLPPTLAAAKSGKIIALANKESLVLAGHLIRRACRESGAVVLPVDSEHNALFQSLAGHNGDDVDHLILTASGGPFRDWPSADLANATAAQALKHPNWSMGAKISIDSATLMNKGLEVIEACWLYGLPEDRVKVLVHPQSIVHSLAAYRDGSLLAQMGQPDMRIAIAYCLCYPLRLPLKIAPLDLAALGTLTFREPRTDDFPCLDLARRAVAASPAHCVALNAANEVAVELFLAGRIGFSDIARAVEWALARQESLDDPDFMTIMEVDLAVRSTVATYLTGTT; encoded by the coding sequence ATGATCGACTACATCTCCGCCCTCCCCGGGGCCACCGGCCTGCCCCCCTTCCCCCGGCGTCTGTGCGTCTTGGGGTCCACCGGTTCCATCGGCGAGTCCGCCCTGGCCGTGGTGGACGACCATCCCGGCCAGTTCGAAGTGCTCGCCCTGGCTGGCGCTCGCAACGTCATGCGTCTGGCCGAACAGGCCGCGCGGTTTCGTCCCCGCTATCTGGCCGTACTGGACGAGGCCGGAGCCGCATCGCTCAAGAGCATGCTCCCCTCCGGCTACAGCCCGGAGATTCTCTGCGGCCCCGACGCCTATGTCACCCTGGCCTCCCTGCCTGACGTGCAGGTGGTGCTCTCGGCCATCGTGGGCGCGGCAGGTCTTCCGCCGACGCTGGCCGCCGCCAAGTCCGGAAAAATCATCGCCCTGGCCAACAAGGAATCACTGGTGCTGGCCGGGCATCTGATCCGCCGGGCCTGCCGCGAGTCCGGGGCAGTGGTACTGCCCGTGGACTCCGAGCACAACGCGCTCTTTCAATCCTTGGCCGGGCACAACGGCGACGACGTGGACCACCTGATCCTCACGGCTTCCGGCGGCCCCTTCCGCGACTGGCCCAGCGCCGATCTGGCCAACGCCACCGCAGCCCAGGCCCTCAAGCACCCCAACTGGTCCATGGGCGCGAAAATCAGCATCGACTCGGCCACGCTCATGAACAAGGGGCTGGAGGTCATCGAGGCCTGCTGGCTCTACGGCCTGCCCGAGGACCGCGTGAAGGTGCTGGTGCACCCGCAGTCCATCGTGCACTCCCTGGCCGCCTACCGCGACGGCTCCCTCCTGGCCCAGATGGGCCAGCCCGACATGCGCATCGCCATCGCCTACTGTCTGTGCTATCCGTTGCGCCTGCCGCTGAAGATTGCGCCCCTGGACCTTGCGGCTCTGGGCACGCTGACCTTCCGCGAGCCGCGCACCGACGACTTTCCCTGCCTTGATCTCGCGCGGCGCGCCGTGGCCGCGAGCCCGGCACATTGCGTGGCCCTGAACGCCGCCAACGAGGTGGCCGTGGAGCTGTTCCTGGCCGGGCGCATCGGCTTTTCAGACATCGCGCGCGCCGTGGAATGGGCGCTTGCGCGGCAAGAATCACTGGACGATCCCGATTTCATGACCATAATGGAGGTTGACCTGGCCGTCCGAAGTACGGTGGCCACATACCTCACAGGAACCACATGA